The DNA window TATAACAATGGTTTAAAGTTGATGCTTAAAATTTAATAACACAATTTTTGCCAATAAACAGCTCTGCTTGGTAACACTAAGAATTTATATTACAGAGTAGTTATGTGACTTTTCCAGTTGTTTCCGCAAACCAGCTTGGGACTTCGCTGATGGTAAGACAACTCCTACACTCTTGGGTTGTATAGTATCAGTGAATTCTAATAGACCACTAACACGAGAATTCTGAGGTTCATTCCCATGCTGGTGACTCAAACCACCGTTCTGGTCGTTTGAAACTTGACGGATGGAACCAGCAGGCTTAAAAGTTGATTTTTGGCCTAGTTGCATAGGATGAATCATAGACACTGATTGCCGCAGATGGTGTGGCAGAATTGCACTCTTTGGATTAATGGACCCCAATCCTTGTGCATCAGATTCAGCGGAATGTTGATATGCTTCTGGATGGTCCACAGGATTAAATGGTCTATTCACTGGGTTATGTTGTAAAGTGTGTGCCTTACCATGCGGAGTCTTCTTGAAATATGTTAGAGATAATGCTGTGGTCGATTGAGGTAAACTAGCAGGAGTAGGTAGCACTTCAACGTTTTCAAACTCCTGTGGGTGGAGGAACTCCTGCGGCTGTGGTGGTAAAGGAGGTAATGGCGTTTCTTGTTCGTGGTTAAATTGCCTCTGGTAATGTGAACGTGATGGGGCTTCTGAATAGATACTTGAGGCAGCACGTGTGTGTTTGCTGCCTAGTGGGTGCGTTATTGAaccatttttttcattattttgAGTTAAGATAGGACtttcattattttcaaaCGATATGTTCCTGGGTGCCCCTATAGGTCTATCCTTGTTGTGTTCGTTTATAGGCTCCGGTATTTGGAACTCTCCATGCTGCTCCTGGAATGAAACATCCTTCATCTCAAAAGAATCTGGTGGCGGATTGGCGTATTCAATATCCCTATTTTTCGGTTTTCATACGCATCCTCTACATTAACTCTCTTAGTTGTCCCATTCCTATCCAAGTAAACCTGATAAATACTTTTTATCCTATCAATGCTATTAGAGTCATCCATATTCCGGCTCGCATACACATCTTCGTCACCATCTGGAGCAAACTGCAGTTTCTGTTCAGATTTCTTCGGACGCTCTGATGGTGAGTTGTCTGGTAGTAATAGATCATTGGTTTCATCAGGTTCTTCAGGAGAATCTGATTGTTGATTGGAATAAATGACTGTTCCTTTTTGctgattttgttgaatagGCAAATCTTGCGAGATCATTGAACGACTCGGATCAGCCAGATTACTCTTTGAATGCGAGTCAGCATGGTCATTTATATTGCGGTGGTGTTCGAATGGAATGATCGACGGACTAAGTTTATTTACACTCTCAAATTCAAAGGAATCTTTGGAGGTCGATGCGGGCGGAGCAAATACAGTAGACCCGTCTTTGCTGTTGGAAGGCCCTTGCATAATTATTGGCAAGCCATAAGACGCCTTTTCATTACGAGTTGAGTTACTTGTAGAGGTGTCTTCATGAATGGTCTGTTTTAACGGAAACGCAATCGTGGGATCATACTGCGAATAATTAAGCGAAAGGTCGTTAACTTTATGTTTTGCAGGAGATTGAATAATAGGTGTTTCCATATGCGGTTGAGTGAGCGGAGTATCGAGCTCAAACCGAGACTGCGATGTGGCGAAAGAGCCGTTCGACTCTAAATAAGGTCTTATCGGAGGAGGACGAGTACTTGAGGGCCTAGATAAAGACCCTTTTTGATTAGTCGACAAAGCAAGCTGGTATCCATCAAGCTCGTTGCTCTGTAAATTTCTAGCATAATGCCTCAATGTCTCGGTATCATCTGTCGCTGCTGGAAGTTGAAATGGGTCCATTGATGGTGACGTGTGAACACTACCTTGAGAAGACATAGCGTGTCGCATAAATTGTCCTGGAGGATGCAATAAGTTCTGCGTGCTTCCATCGAAGGGATTTCCAGTATAGGGGGCACTCGCAGGATACATATTCGAACCCTGTGCAAAGTCTGGCAAGAATTCACTCTCACCAAAAAACCGTGGGTCATCGTCCTCCAATGCTTCCTTCTTACTTCTTCTCCAAACCTTGTAGAGAACAATTGCCAATCCTAACATGATCACACCTACTGGAATAACcacaccaacaacaattgcACTCGcatttattgaagatgtcAACTTCTCACATTTAGCGCCTGAACAATGGCTTGTTGCTGCCGCAGAAGTTGATGACGTCTCTGACTCTTCAGACATCGCACAACCTAAccaataattttaatttttcgGGTAACGTCTTTCTAGCAATCCGATATCTTCCTAAATTCGAGAAATGTAGAATCTAACCTTCAGCTTTGCAAATATCGTTGCGATATTCTTGCAATTGTAATATGTTTCATTATGAAGATCTCTTCCATATATGCTTTTGGAGGCTGATTCAGTGTACAATACTCGAGATCTGAAAGTCATTATTCACGAAAATAATAACACATGTTtaatatcacgtgatcttGAATCCGGGTAACCATTACAGTTCTCGTGTTCCCCAACCAACGTAATACTGAGTGAAGCATGAGCCTAACAGCCTGCACCAGCAGGATACGTCTCTTGCTGTTTCTGCCTCTGATCattcttcctcatcatcaccaccatgGCGATGATGGAATGAACCGTGGACCTGAAAACAACCAGCATCACTGAGAACTTTACATACATAAATAGTGTTATAGAGCCGTGTCTGGGCTTCCGTATCGCGTTTATAAACCACAATTCCTCATGCTGCTATAAAGAGCAACGTATATAGAAGAATCTAGCAGTAGCACCAACTCTAAAGAGTTCTGTAGTGTGCAAAGGTTTCCAAAAATTAGAACTATTCACACAAACCTCCTTTTGGTATGAAGACAGCACCCGGATGGCTCTGGTAAAAGGCAAGAACCATGTTCGATATAGATTGAGAGACCTATTGGTCTACTCTTTCCGATACTGATCTTCAGGAGGTGGAGAACTGTGGAGAGTTAGAAGAGAATTTTTAATGGAAGtattaaaaagaagtgAAAGAGTGAGTTGGTGGAAGTGAAATTTTAATagaaaatagaaaactGATCACATGTTATTTACGTAGATGGTGATATGATAAACGAATTATTCATTGAGTTGAAATTTAGCTTATATTGTAATACTATATAATGAGTCCGATGGCATCGCATGGAGTGTTTAAGCAAGTATAGGAGCTGAAAGTAGTGTTTGGGTCGAGAATTATATTGAGGTGTATAGGATGTCAACTCCAAAGAGCATGGTGCTAGGGTTGCTTCGCAATATTAAGAAATCAGAGCTGAATTTTAAAAGTAGTGATGGGCTCAGAGAGCCAGTGGCACTACGAAATCCGGTAATTTCATTCAAGTCTTATAATCCATCGCTTACGAAAGAGGATTTTTTGATGCAGTTGCCACGTTATCAGCTTTCTCAAGATTTTGGTAAGGGTGAGGTGGGGAATTTTCGTCTGTGGAAAGTGAGGGACGATCGATATTTTATGTTTAGAGACAAGTATCTGTTACATTTTGATACGGTAAAAGGTATGAAAGCGTATATGAGGATGACTGGGATGTCGAGATTAGATGATCGTAAGCTACGTTTTGAGACAGAACTCACAGAAAATCAATTGGAGGACTATACGAAATATCGATGTCGTCTAAAGAAGGCTTTTAGTTCTAGGGAAGAATACTTCCAGTCGCTGAAAGAACCGCTTGTGTGGTCGGAGAATGAGATACTAAGTGCTGATGATATTAGAGAAATTGAACTTAAGTCATTACTTGTATGGAATTTCCCTATGGATTATAAACGACACAATGTATTGGATAAATTCTGGTGGTACGATATCAAAgattgttttaaaatatactGGAATACGAATACTGGCAGAAACCTAACATATATGTCTTTTAATAACCCAGATGATGCAGTAAAATTCAAGCTGAACTTACATGGTTCTCAATTAGAAGAGCAGAAATTGCTTATAGAAAAAC is part of the Eremothecium cymbalariae DBVPG#7215 chromosome 2, complete sequence genome and encodes:
- the PET54 gene encoding Pet54p (similar to Ashbya gossypii ADL133C) — its product is MSTPKSMVLGLLRNIKKSELNFKSSDGLREPVALRNPVISFKSYNPSLTKEDFLMQLPRYQLSQDFGKGEVGNFRLWKVRDDRYFMFRDKYLLHFDTVKGMKAYMRMTGMSRLDDRKLRFETELTENQLEDYTKYRCRLKKAFSSREEYFQSLKEPLVWSENEILSADDIREIELKSLLVWNFPMDYKRHNVLDKFWWYDIKDCFKIYWNTNTGRNLTYMSFNNPDDAVKFKLNLHGSQLEEQKLLIEKL